TAATGCCTATAAGCAAAGGGGCAGTAGCAGTTTAGCCATTCGCTTAGTGTCTCAACACATTCCCTCCTATAAGGATTTGGGGTTACCCGATGTGGTTGTTCAATTGGCCAAACGCCCACGGGGTCTCATTTTGGTAACTGGGCCTACAGGCAGTGGCAAATCAACCACCCTGGCAGCCATGATTGATATTTTAAACCGTGAAGAACGCTTACATATAATTACCCTGGAAGATCCCATCGAATTTTTGCACCGTCATCAAAAATGTATTATTAACCAGCGTGAGATTGGCCAGGATACAGAAAATTTCACCACAGCTCTTCGCTCCGCCATGCGGGAGGACCCGGATGTGATTTTAGTGGGGGAAATGCGCGATACCGAAACCATAGCCGCTGCCATTACAGCAGCGGAAACTGGTCATTTGGTGATGGCTACCCTACACACCGCCAGTGCCGCCCAAACCATCGACAGAATTATTGATGTCTTTCCACCCTACCAACAGCAACAAATTAGGGTTCAACTTGCCAATACCATTCAAGGAGTGATTTGCCAACAACTAATTCCCCGGTTAGATATGAAAAGCAGAGTAGTTGCTTGTGAGATTATGGTGGCCACCCCTGCCATACGTAATTTAATTCGTGAGGGTAAAACCTACCAGATAGATTCGCAAATTCAAACAGGCTCTAAGTATGGCATGCAAACCATGGACTGGTCCCTAAAGAGTCTGTATCAAGGGGGCCAAATTTCCCTGGAGCAGGCCTTAGCATATAGTGTGGACACAGAGACGATGAAAAGAATGCTTAAATATTCCTAAATATATCAAAAATTTACTTTATTTTTCAAAAATCAAAAGGACATGACAGACATTTGTTGAATAATGCATTAGACTTGTGTTCTGTCTAAAATACCATAAATCCATGCCTATCAGGTTTGGATTTTTCTTTTAGATT
This region of Desulforamulus ferrireducens genomic DNA includes:
- a CDS encoding type IV pilus twitching motility protein PilT; translation: MDIDGLLRLACQVGASDVHLTVDSVAVFRISGQLLPVDDPWFVSNGYLVPSDLQVKLTHEQTDAIVKQIMPPKNLQKFTDTGESDFSYSIAGISRFRVNAYKQRGSSSLAIRLVSQHIPSYKDLGLPDVVVQLAKRPRGLILVTGPTGSGKSTTLAAMIDILNREERLHIITLEDPIEFLHRHQKCIINQREIGQDTENFTTALRSAMREDPDVILVGEMRDTETIAAAITAAETGHLVMATLHTASAAQTIDRIIDVFPPYQQQQIRVQLANTIQGVICQQLIPRLDMKSRVVACEIMVATPAIRNLIREGKTYQIDSQIQTGSKYGMQTMDWSLKSLYQGGQISLEQALAYSVDTETMKRMLKYS